A window of the Helianthus annuus cultivar XRQ/B chromosome 4, HanXRQr2.0-SUNRISE, whole genome shotgun sequence genome harbors these coding sequences:
- the LOC110873189 gene encoding E3 UFM1-protein ligase 1 homolog isoform X3 — MSVILLQSSLNMQLYKKGLDLFDNNPTTSALLHRHLLKNTVAPMIDMLLSNLDMLSKLKNGIEVQDFDTIEPITLSSWDRMALVKKFEGALSVKGNAAVEALEGKRVKEYMTVLRAFADECGLTVKMLDKKLERTLLHSYRKVWAG, encoded by the exons ATGTCTGTCATATTATTGCAGTCTTCACTGAATATGCAGTTATACAAAAAAGGTTTAGATTTGTTCGATAACAACCCAACAACCTCA GCTCTTTTGCACCGGCACTTACTAAAGAATACAGTTGCTCCTATGATAGACATGCTTTTATCAAATTTG GATATGCTCAGTAAGTTGAAAAATGGTATTGAGGTTCAAGACTTCGATACTATTGAACCCATTACACTTAGCTCATGGGATCGAATGGCTCTG GTAAAGAAATTTGAGGGAGCGTTATCTGTAAAGGGTAATGCGGCTGTTGAAGCTTTGGAAGGGAAG CGTGTTAAAGAATATATGACAGTACTAAGAGCATTTGCGGATGAGTG TGGGTTAACTGTGAAAATGCTTGACAAGAAATTGGAAAGAACTCTTCTCCATTCGTATCGCAAG GTGTGGGCTGGATAG
- the LOC110936964 gene encoding uncharacterized protein LOC110936964 isoform X5 has translation MKNKCAVTDGRYLGATLDRNGLRLGRFCFTHSGHVVMASEGGVVDIPAEDVSRNEHKLRAKASEFGEVAFAHGSTRKLSQACKSQDGYDVSGDHRLLSTTIPFSNDTFSMVLTS, from the exons ATGAAAAACAAATGTGCCGTTACTGATGGTCGGTACCTTGGAGCCACACTGGACCGAAATGGGCTACGCTTAGGCCGGTTCTGTTTTACACACAGTGGGCACGTTGTTATGGCTAGTGAAGGGGGAGTTGTTGATATTCCAGCAGAAGACGTGTCTCGGAATG AACACAAATTAAGAGCTAAAGCAAGTGAATTTGGTGAAGTTGCATTTGCTCATGGTAGCACTAGGAAGCTTTCTCAGGCTTGTAAATCTCAAG ATGGATATGACGTTAGCGGAGATCATCGTTTATTGTCTACTACCATTCCATTTTCTAATGATACG TTCTCTATGGTGTTGACAAGTTAG
- the LOC110936964 gene encoding uncharacterized protein LOC110936964 isoform X6, protein MKNKCAVTDGRYLGATLDRNGLRLGRFCFTHSGHVVMASEGGVVDIPAEDVSRNEHKLRAKASEFGEVAFAHGSTRKLSQACKSQDGYDVSGDHRLLSTTIPFSNDTVAFCY, encoded by the exons ATGAAAAACAAATGTGCCGTTACTGATGGTCGGTACCTTGGAGCCACACTGGACCGAAATGGGCTACGCTTAGGCCGGTTCTGTTTTACACACAGTGGGCACGTTGTTATGGCTAGTGAAGGGGGAGTTGTTGATATTCCAGCAGAAGACGTGTCTCGGAATG AACACAAATTAAGAGCTAAAGCAAGTGAATTTGGTGAAGTTGCATTTGCTCATGGTAGCACTAGGAAGCTTTCTCAGGCTTGTAAATCTCAAG ATGGATATGACGTTAGCGGAGATCATCGTTTATTGTCTACTACCATTCCATTTTCTAATGATACG GTGGCTTTTTGTTACTGA
- the LOC110873189 gene encoding E3 UFM1-protein ligase 1 homolog isoform X2, with the protein MTHHDESSLNMQLYKKGLDLFDNNPTTSALLHRHLLKNTVAPMIDMLLSNLDMLSKLKNGIEVQDFDTIEPITLSSWDRMALVKKFEGALSVKGNAAVEALEGKRVKEYMTVLRAFADECGLTVKMLDKKLERTLLHSYRKVNYLGWKAVEGRLAAKMELGCSGVSANYLICCRCGLDREDTSHIFIKCVVARCFGWLAG; encoded by the exons ATGACGCACCATGATGAG TCTTCACTGAATATGCAGTTATACAAAAAAGGTTTAGATTTGTTCGATAACAACCCAACAACCTCA GCTCTTTTGCACCGGCACTTACTAAAGAATACAGTTGCTCCTATGATAGACATGCTTTTATCAAATTTG GATATGCTCAGTAAGTTGAAAAATGGTATTGAGGTTCAAGACTTCGATACTATTGAACCCATTACACTTAGCTCATGGGATCGAATGGCTCTG GTAAAGAAATTTGAGGGAGCGTTATCTGTAAAGGGTAATGCGGCTGTTGAAGCTTTGGAAGGGAAG CGTGTTAAAGAATATATGACAGTACTAAGAGCATTTGCGGATGAGTG TGGGTTAACTGTGAAAATGCTTGACAAGAAATTGGAAAGAACTCTTCTCCATTCGTATCGCAAG GTGAATTATCTTGGTTGGAAGGCTGTTGAGGGTCGGTTGGCTGCCAAAATGGAGTTGGGCTGCAGTGGGGTTTCTGCAAACTATTTGATTTGCTGCAGGTGTGGGCTGGATAGGGAAGACACAAGTCATATCTTTATTAAATGCGTGGTGGCGAGATGTTTTGGGTGGCTGGCTGGTTAG
- the LOC110936964 gene encoding uncharacterized protein LOC110936964 isoform X2 → MKNKCAVTDGRYLGATLDRNGLRLGRFCFTHSGHVVMASEGGVVDIPAEDVSRNEHKLRAKASEFGEVAFAHGSTRKLSQACKSQDGYDVSGDHRLLSTTIPFSNDTLSGPRNFLLGVRMRRSTIFSMGAVSSLWC, encoded by the exons ATGAAAAACAAATGTGCCGTTACTGATGGTCGGTACCTTGGAGCCACACTGGACCGAAATGGGCTACGCTTAGGCCGGTTCTGTTTTACACACAGTGGGCACGTTGTTATGGCTAGTGAAGGGGGAGTTGTTGATATTCCAGCAGAAGACGTGTCTCGGAATG AACACAAATTAAGAGCTAAAGCAAGTGAATTTGGTGAAGTTGCATTTGCTCATGGTAGCACTAGGAAGCTTTCTCAGGCTTGTAAATCTCAAG ATGGATATGACGTTAGCGGAGATCATCGTTTATTGTCTACTACCATTCCATTTTCTAATGATACG TTATCAGGACCCAGGAACTTTTTGTTAGGGGTGCGGATGAGgcgttcaaccatattttcaatggGTGCGGTCag TTCTCTATGGTGTTGA
- the LOC110936964 gene encoding uncharacterized protein LOC110936964 isoform X1: MKNKCAVTDGRYLGATLDRNGLRLGRFCFTHSGHVVMASEGGVVDIPAEDVSRNEHKLRAKASEFGEVAFAHGSTRKLSQACKSQDGYDVSGDHRLLSTTIPFSNDTLSGPRNFLLGVRMRRSTIFSMVLYGVDKLGDSINQKY; the protein is encoded by the exons ATGAAAAACAAATGTGCCGTTACTGATGGTCGGTACCTTGGAGCCACACTGGACCGAAATGGGCTACGCTTAGGCCGGTTCTGTTTTACACACAGTGGGCACGTTGTTATGGCTAGTGAAGGGGGAGTTGTTGATATTCCAGCAGAAGACGTGTCTCGGAATG AACACAAATTAAGAGCTAAAGCAAGTGAATTTGGTGAAGTTGCATTTGCTCATGGTAGCACTAGGAAGCTTTCTCAGGCTTGTAAATCTCAAG ATGGATATGACGTTAGCGGAGATCATCGTTTATTGTCTACTACCATTCCATTTTCTAATGATACG TTATCAGGACCCAGGAACTTTTTGTTAGGGGTGCGGATGAGgcgttcaaccatattttcaatgg TTCTCTATGGTGTTGACAAGTTAGGGGACTCTATAAATCAGAAGTACTAG
- the LOC110873189 gene encoding E3 UFM1-protein ligase 1 homolog isoform X1, whose product MSVILLQSSLNMQLYKKGLDLFDNNPTTSALLHRHLLKNTVAPMIDMLLSNLDMLSKLKNGIEVQDFDTIEPITLSSWDRMALVKKFEGALSVKGNAAVEALEGKRVKEYMTVLRAFADECGLTVKMLDKKLERTLLHSYRKVNYLGWKAVEGRLAAKMELGCSGVSANYLICCRCGLDREDTSHIFIKCVVARCFGWLAG is encoded by the exons ATGTCTGTCATATTATTGCAGTCTTCACTGAATATGCAGTTATACAAAAAAGGTTTAGATTTGTTCGATAACAACCCAACAACCTCA GCTCTTTTGCACCGGCACTTACTAAAGAATACAGTTGCTCCTATGATAGACATGCTTTTATCAAATTTG GATATGCTCAGTAAGTTGAAAAATGGTATTGAGGTTCAAGACTTCGATACTATTGAACCCATTACACTTAGCTCATGGGATCGAATGGCTCTG GTAAAGAAATTTGAGGGAGCGTTATCTGTAAAGGGTAATGCGGCTGTTGAAGCTTTGGAAGGGAAG CGTGTTAAAGAATATATGACAGTACTAAGAGCATTTGCGGATGAGTG TGGGTTAACTGTGAAAATGCTTGACAAGAAATTGGAAAGAACTCTTCTCCATTCGTATCGCAAG GTGAATTATCTTGGTTGGAAGGCTGTTGAGGGTCGGTTGGCTGCCAAAATGGAGTTGGGCTGCAGTGGGGTTTCTGCAAACTATTTGATTTGCTGCAGGTGTGGGCTGGATAGGGAAGACACAAGTCATATCTTTATTAAATGCGTGGTGGCGAGATGTTTTGGGTGGCTGGCTGGTTAG
- the LOC110936964 gene encoding uncharacterized protein LOC110936964 isoform X3, producing MKNKCAVTDGRYLGATLDRNGLRLGRFCFTHSGHVVMASEGGVVDIPAEDVSRNEHKLRAKASEFGEVAFAHGSTRKLSQACKSQDGYDVSGDHRLLSTTIPFSNDTVEYSELVDAMITSSKCREL from the exons ATGAAAAACAAATGTGCCGTTACTGATGGTCGGTACCTTGGAGCCACACTGGACCGAAATGGGCTACGCTTAGGCCGGTTCTGTTTTACACACAGTGGGCACGTTGTTATGGCTAGTGAAGGGGGAGTTGTTGATATTCCAGCAGAAGACGTGTCTCGGAATG AACACAAATTAAGAGCTAAAGCAAGTGAATTTGGTGAAGTTGCATTTGCTCATGGTAGCACTAGGAAGCTTTCTCAGGCTTGTAAATCTCAAG ATGGATATGACGTTAGCGGAGATCATCGTTTATTGTCTACTACCATTCCATTTTCTAATGATACG GTTGAATATAGTGAGTTGGTTGATGCGATGATAACAAGTAGTAAGTGCAGAGAACTATGA
- the LOC110936964 gene encoding uncharacterized protein LOC110936964 isoform X4 — protein MAYAADVNMGIWGLMAPLKDFGLLEHKLRAKASEFGEVAFAHGSTRKLSQACKSQDGYDVSGDHRLLSTTIPFSNDTLSGPRNFLLGVRMRRSTIFSMVLYGVDKLGDSINQKY, from the exons ATG GCATATGCAGCGGATGTTAACATGGGTATCTGGGGGCTCATGGCTCCATTAAAGGATTTTGGACTTTTGG AACACAAATTAAGAGCTAAAGCAAGTGAATTTGGTGAAGTTGCATTTGCTCATGGTAGCACTAGGAAGCTTTCTCAGGCTTGTAAATCTCAAG ATGGATATGACGTTAGCGGAGATCATCGTTTATTGTCTACTACCATTCCATTTTCTAATGATACG TTATCAGGACCCAGGAACTTTTTGTTAGGGGTGCGGATGAGgcgttcaaccatattttcaatgg TTCTCTATGGTGTTGACAAGTTAGGGGACTCTATAAATCAGAAGTACTAG